The genome window GCTATTCCCAAACTTAGCCGTCACCCCCACAGCAACATTGGGTCCGTTTTCCCTCTGGCGACAGCCAGTCTCTTAGCGGCATGAAATAGTAGGCGGGGAGTAAAACTGATTTAGTCCTCCTGACACCTTTGTTTGTGGATGACAAGGAAGAGGAGAAGTGCCCTGGGCAAATCAACACCATTAACAGTGTCTGTGCCAAAATCCCTGCTGCTTGCTCTGCCATGACCTACCAGTGCTCTCTGAAAGAACTGTGTGTCCACTACAACTGCATGGCTACAGCAACACAGCTCAGTCCCAAAATAACATGTGGACCAATGAGGGCCTGCTCCTGTGTGACGTGCATTTTAGAAAAACATCCCAGTCTTGTATCAAATGAGCTTCAAAGATAACAAGCATACTTTAAATGCCAACTAATTGCATGTTGTTCTAGATGAAACTTTAAAGCAGTATCTAGCTATACATTCACTACACTGTGTTCCTGTAACTGAACTGAACAGCATTCACAAATCTGGGCAGTGCTAACAAGAGTTTAATTTCCAGGGTACTCACATACTAAAAGTGTGTGCATGAATGTTATGGCATATGTAATGTACATGTTCTCTTCAACGGAGACATCTAGCTTGAAGAACCAAAACTGTTTGGTCTAACTTCTGAATCACATCTGTACCTAATACAACCAAAATACATCACAATAGCCATTTGGGCACATCTTTGTATACACATAGGGGTtacatgtgtgcttaaaagcaTTTAACACATCAATCTTAAGGGTTCTTAGTTATGCAAACAGGTACAGAAATAGGATTGGAGGAGGAGCCCCATTATTAAGGGGTTCCACTCTTGACAGATGTCATGACAACGTCATAAATAGCATTGCCCTAGATAATGTAGCGGTATTGGTTTACAAAGCCTggaaaataaacatgttttaccAGTAAGAAAGAACAGAGGACACAAAAAAATGTGCTTAAATGTGCCGAGAACTGACACAAGATATACAATAAATAGCTTGTGTGTATGTAAAATCTTAAACATATTTGAATGCCTATGTCATATTTGATGCAATGTATATAGCATATagccatttaaatattttgtaacattttgcAGTTTTGTGTCACTTAAACAAAGAAACACCATTGCTTCAGTGTTTCCTCAAAAAGATCTACACTTTGAAAATCGATAtcattcatacaaataaatactttCCTGCCTCAATCCCAAGACCCCTGAACTAGAGTATGACAAATTGTGCTTTCTTTCCCCATTATGATGGATGTGCAAAAATGCGCTAAAGATGACAGCCAGCTTCAGAAGACACATGATACTCAGCCTACAGTTCACTGCAAAGTGCCTCTCTGCAATCCTCTAGTATTGTCAGCGACATGACGCTAGTGCTACTAGTGCTGCTGCATATTGTTGAGAAAGGAATATATAAGAGTAAACAAACTAGGCTATTATAAAGGTCTGTGGGGAAAAATATTTGAGGCTGAACTATGAACATCAACCTGTATTTAAGAATGCTCCGGGATCATTTACCTCTAAGATACAAAGTATTACAAAAAAGTCAGCACCATAACTGCTTAATctgataaattatatttttaaaaataaataaatctggcCCCAATTCTGGCACAAATCAGTTTTTCAAACAGAAACATGATTTAATGGAATACTGTCAACAGTATGAGAGCACTAATTTTGCACTTCAGCTAATTGTCAAATGGATTTTCTACATAACTGATGCATGCCTACATGCATAAACCTGGTATAGCACAAACTCACCCTGATGACTTCAGGCGTCTGTTGGATAAGAAGCGTTGAGCCTGTGTCCCTCAGATTAGAAGCAGTTAGAGGTATGGCTGCAGGAGCACTTAAGGACATTGGTAGAGGTGTAGATTTGGGTGTTTCTGCAGGTGTTGGGGAGGTTTCAGAAGAAGGTAATGACAGTGGGTGTGAATCCACCTCGGCTTTGGTGGTGGCCAGTGTTTCCTGAAGAAGACGCATGACCTCTCGCTCCTTGTTTTGAGTTCCTCTAGCAGCTCCACTTTCCACCAGCTCCTGAGCAAAgctctcaatgctctcaaggatCCTAAGAAGCAGTGCTCCATCATCTTCTTCAGTGGCTTCAACCCCTGGCCTAGACTGCTTAGCCACTGATGGGCCAGAGGAAGATGTCACAGGTAGCTCTTTAACCCTTGAGTTATCAATTAAATGCTGGTGCTGAGGGGAGCTGCTGGTCTGTTGGGCAAAGTTCTTAAGTTTAGGGGGCAAGGGAGGCTCCTTTTGCATGTTCTGGGAAAGACACTCAAGGTCCATCAGCAGTTTATCAATGTCATCAGCCCCACTCTTGTGTGAGGTTGACTTTGAGAACATTCTGGAATCTGTGCTTTTGGGCAAATACATCTGGTTGACAGTTGATTCATTTTTAGCCTTTAATGCAGTTCCATTCCTGCTAAGTTCGTGAAGTTTATCTGAAACACTAGGCTCAGAGTAGCCATTAGGTTTTTTTGAGTACTGTCTGGACTCCAAGAGCCCACAACTGTGCTTCTTATCCCCCTTACCTGTTCTGTCTGACATTCGCCCCACATCTCCATCCTCCTCTTCGATATACAGAGTCTCCATGCCATCTTTACACACACTTTCACCACTGCAAGACAAGAGAGAGAGTGTGTCCGGTCGGTTGCTTGAGGCTGTGTGGTGGCAGATATAGGGTGGTGAATCACCACTGGAGGCTGAGGGCAAGGTGCCATGTTGAAAACCATTAGCTGATGAAGATGTTCGTGCTGACAAAACAGGTGGAGTCTGTATGGGTTTCACATTGCATACAGGATCCCTGGAGCCTTCTTGAGGTTCTGGCTGGGAGGATTTAATCCAAGGCTTTGTGGGTGGAGGGGATTGAACAACGTCCTCATAACGTGGAGGTTGCTCATTGCCAAAGATGGGGGAGAAGGGAATTTGTTGTAGCCCATGTATGCTACTCACTAGTTCAGCAAGCTCACTGTGCTCTTGCCGCCCAGCTTGTCCTTCCAGATCAAGAGGAAGCCTTTTCAGGTAGTTGGAGAGACGTGCCATCACGTTTTTATAAATGATCTCAGGATTACTTGAGTCATCGCTGCCTCCGCCCATAGACTTTCTTTTAATACACTGTTTGATGATGTCAGTGCACTTTTTCAGGTCCTCAGAGCACTTGAGGAGAATGTCCAGACAGGCTTTAATATCTTCTCCTGAGGCACTGCTGTCTGCCTTAGTTTTCTCTAAAATGCGATTAATTAGGTTCTCCTCCGTGAGGCTGTTTAAGTATAGCGTGGCCACATTATTTAAGTTCTGCTCCAGGGATGCACTGCGACTTAGTTTGTGCTCTTCTAGAACGGATTTCTGAAATACCCCGAATGGAGGGCAGTTCTCATCATTCCCTGTGAACTGGCCATAGATGATGTCTAGATCAGTCGACCTCCTGCTGAAAGAATCTGGCCTAACCTTACGACCCTTTCTAAATGTCACATGACTGGAGGAGTACTTGATCTTCTCAAATGAAAACTCCTTGATTTTGCCACTGGCCAAGTTTATGGCCTCCCCCGTTATATCCTTAAGACTGGCTGAGCTTTGGATGGCTGATCCTTTCTTGACTCTAGGGACAACCTGGTGGTAGTcatcacagaaagcaccaggcCCACAGTTGCCATTCTCCAGAGTTTTAGACTCATGAATACTGATGGGTCTGTCAGAGCATTGTCTGGACATGTGGGCATCAAGAAGCTCAGCACAAGTGCTTCGGTGAGCCACTGTGCAGTTAAGTCCATGTTTTAGGGCACCACAGGGCCCATTACAGTAGTGTACAGTGTGCTGGACACGACGGTCAATGACAACACTGTTGTAACAGTTAATGCTGCTGACCACAATGCGATAGGTTGCTGCCATGgtcttttgtttatatttgtttatatgataaaaatgtttcccttaaaaacaataaatgctATACACACTCATATAAAAAACTTGTgaatcattaaaaataaaaatctactTCACTTGGCCACACAACGATATGTAGTTACTCCAAAAACTGCTGCTTTTGTTGAGTTCAAGAGAAGAAATATTTCCGTAACAATCTCTTATCTGTGCCCCATAGTTAAAGGAAGTTGCGCTGTAACATTTTGTGGCAAAGCTATCCATTCCTAAGCACGGGCCCCAATGGCCTAATGATAGGCCTGTGTGCAGTACTCCAGATCATCCCTCCTGTAGAAAACGTAGGCCTTTGGGCGCGAAGAAGTCATCTGACTTCCTTTGTAATACCAAAACATACAGCACACCTGGTGACAGCCTTCTGTTTATGTGTTAAGCAGATGTTTTACTCTCCGTTTATCCTGCTTTCTCTAACACCAGCCAGAATCAGATGCTTGAGAGTCCAGTGAGAACATCACCTGTGAATACAAAGACAAAACAAGGATGAGGAAGAGAAAGATGGCACTTATACAGATCAATCAAAATTTATATAGTCTCTGAGACCCTAGGGTCTGAACATCCGGCCTTTGTACATCTAACAACACCTATACTGCTCTTCTTCAGAGTAAGGGGTAGGCCAAAGACCAATTGATTTTAAGAATAGTTCTGTCCCTGAATGAGTCATATAAAGAAATAGAGGGAATGCACAGAATAAAATTGAACCAGAAGTAAGCCACAAACCATGTATTTCAACTGAAAAGATATTGAAAAACTATAGCTATAAGACTGAAATGTGGTTATACCCAAGCCTCCGGCAGCTTATATCTTCTGTGCTATCAAAAGCAGTCCTAAAGCCATCCTCAAAGAGGCCCACTTTAGTAGAAGCTGTTAAAGAGCTTGTGATGAAAGAACACAGACGCTCCATTAGAATTCTTTAACAACACCCCACCTCCTTCCAAAATAGCAAGTTTACGCTAGAGAAAGGTTTCCAAATACACAAATGGCAACTTAAACGATTTTACTCCTACTTTGGttcattcaaaaaaaaaaaagaaatgctgggttattttcaacctagAGTTGGGTCAACAAAGGACAACCTGACCCATTTggttgtaatttaatctataccgggttgttttaacccaaaatgctgggttacttcatttacacacatacagtTTTATCACTCTGCCTGTAAACTTTGTTCTTTCTAATGAAAATTAAGTCAACAGTTGGGTCACTGGGTGATTAtaagtatatttatttataatacagGTATACGCTATAAAAAGCTTATTAATatcataaataattaataatttcaGCTGAAAATAAGAGCCAAAgcagcacatactcatataaTCTTTTAATCGTTCTTTTCTCGCTCTCTATTTTACATTCTGTCTAGCTCTTTTGTTCTTCCTCCATTTCTGTCCTCTCACAGCAGGCCTCATTAAAGCTTCGGTGTCTCagaaactgcaaaaaaaaaagtctCCAGGATCTCCACCACGACCTAATATAAACCCTGAAAATGACCAGTCATTACCGAATTCACAGTAATATACTGCATTCATAACTGTACTGCCTTATAAATTATTGCTGCTTTTAGGACTGTCATCCTAATTGGATCTAATGATGGTTATTTGTGATAACTGCTACTTTTGCATCTCTTCCAAATAAGGTCATTTTAAGCAGATAAAGAAAGGCACTTTTGTGCTATTATATGAGACATGCAAAATGAATTTAGATGCATAAAGAACATGAAGTATGAACAGCTTTGGAGTGCTCTGATGTGAGCTTGCACTATTGGTGTTGCTTCAAGCTATGCCCCATAGACTCACACCTGTGAGAATGAATAGCACTTATGTTTTAGTTTACTTTAGTATTGACAAAAAAGCTAATATATTTTGGCTGTTACAGGATAGACTCTCATACAGCTAAATAAAAAATCAGGAATATTATATTACACTTAAACATGTAAATCAGTTTGGCTGtaataaaaacgtatttattattatatttaaaatattatttaatgtacATTTTCCCTTTGCAATTATTTAGCAAGCCTTAAAATCTCATAGGAAAATGATTCcaagtttaaaaataaaccaaTGGCATGTACAAATAACATCTATCATACACTGTAAATCACATGAACAAAAGAGACAGCCCTTATTGTGACAGCCCTTTTTCTGGAGATGGGCACTGTTGATGTGGTGGTACATGCAAAAATATCCAGTGAGAGAATTTTACAAGGATAGCCTGC of Misgurnus anguillicaudatus chromosome 2, ASM2758022v2, whole genome shotgun sequence contains these proteins:
- the ppp2r3a gene encoding serine/threonine-protein phosphatase 2A regulatory subunit B'' subunit alpha isoform X1, with the translated sequence MAATYRIVVSSINCYNSVVIDRRVQHTVHYCNGPCGALKHGLNCTVAHRSTCAELLDAHMSRQCSDRPISIHESKTLENGNCGPGAFCDDYHQVVPRVKKGSAIQSSASLKDITGEAINLASGKIKEFSFEKIKYSSSHVTFRKGRKVRPDSFSRRSTDLDIIYGQFTGNDENCPPFGVFQKSVLEEHKLSRSASLEQNLNNVATLYLNSLTEENLINRILEKTKADSSASGEDIKACLDILLKCSEDLKKCTDIIKQCIKRKSMGGGSDDSSNPEIIYKNVMARLSNYLKRLPLDLEGQAGRQEHSELAELVSSIHGLQQIPFSPIFGNEQPPRYEDVVQSPPPTKPWIKSSQPEPQEGSRDPVCNVKPIQTPPVLSARTSSSANGFQHGTLPSASSGDSPPYICHHTASSNRPDTLSLLSCSGESVCKDGMETLYIEEEDGDVGRMSDRTGKGDKKHSCGLLESRQYSKKPNGYSEPSVSDKLHELSRNGTALKAKNESTVNQMYLPKSTDSRMFSKSTSHKSGADDIDKLLMDLECLSQNMQKEPPLPPKLKNFAQQTSSSPQHQHLIDNSRVKELPVTSSSGPSVAKQSRPGVEATEEDDGALLLRILESIESFAQELVESGAARGTQNKEREVMRLLQETLATTKAEVDSHPLSLPSSETSPTPAETPKSTPLPMSLSAPAAIPLTASNLRDTGSTLLIQQTPEVIRIQPEKKPGTPPPTIAPAPSSPTPRPPSPPPAKVVAPPPPPSINIPRFYFPKGLPNCTANFDEAIAKIEAAFTEFEEEKADIYEMGKIAKACVCPLYWKAPMFISAGGERTGFVSVHSFIATWRKLLHSCYDDASKFVYLMAKPGCSYLEQEDFIPLLQDIVDTHPGLTFLKDAPEFHSRYITTVIQRIFYTVNRSWTGKINITELRRSNFLQTLALLEEEDDINQITDYFSYEHFYVIYCKFWELDTDHDLFIDPKDLGRYNDHASSSRIIERLFSGAVTRGNSVQREGRMSYAEFVWFLISEEDKKNPTSIEYWFRCMDMDGDGVLSMYELEFFYEEQCERMEGMGIEPLPFQDLLCQMLDLVKPECQGKITLRDLKRCRMAHIFYDTFFNLEKYLDHEQRDPFAVQKDLDSDGPEPSDWDKYASEEYEILVAEETANEQLREGSFDDDYESDDLMVSSDIGNKMDKLVISDLTA